A portion of the Eubacterium maltosivorans genome contains these proteins:
- a CDS encoding DUF2815 family protein — translation MSELVIGEVRLSFVHVFAPYAQNNGDPKYSVTMLIPKSNTVLVQQIQAAIEQAKQEGVTKKFGGTMPGFVRSPLHDGDGVMQSGKPYGEECKGHYVMAASCKPEFGAPGVVAGPDRHPAMDQSEVYSGSYGYVAVNFGAYSDSGNVGVGCYLQHVWKTRDGEAFAGTRTSVEDAFAGVTIPVQGQPAAQPGYTQPAAVQPPYGQAPQYQQPSAPTVTPGYPQQPAPVQPQYGQAPAQPAVPQPVDPITGQPIPPAVMGI, via the coding sequence ATGAGTGAATTAGTCATTGGTGAAGTAAGATTAAGTTTTGTCCACGTGTTTGCGCCTTATGCGCAGAATAATGGAGATCCCAAATATTCGGTTACCATGCTCATCCCTAAGAGCAATACGGTTCTGGTGCAGCAGATTCAGGCCGCTATTGAACAGGCCAAACAGGAGGGCGTCACGAAGAAGTTCGGTGGCACCATGCCCGGCTTTGTCCGGAGTCCGCTGCACGATGGCGATGGCGTTATGCAGTCCGGAAAACCCTACGGCGAAGAGTGTAAGGGGCACTACGTGATGGCCGCCTCCTGCAAGCCAGAGTTCGGGGCACCCGGAGTCGTCGCAGGTCCAGACCGCCACCCGGCAATGGACCAGAGCGAAGTGTATTCCGGCAGCTATGGCTACGTTGCGGTGAATTTCGGCGCATACAGTGACAGCGGCAACGTGGGCGTGGGCTGCTACCTGCAGCACGTGTGGAAAACACGGGACGGTGAAGCCTTCGCAGGCACCAGAACCAGTGTGGAAGATGCCTTCGCTGGCGTCACCATTCCCGTACAAGGTCAGCCCGCAGCGCAGCCCGGATACACACAACCGGCAGCTGTCCAGCCACCATACGGCCAGGCGCCGCAGTACCAGCAGCCCTCAGCTCCGACAGTCACTCCAGGATATCCGCAGCAGCCTGCCCCCGTACAGCCCCAGTACGGTCAAGCCCCGGCACAGCCCGCAGTACCCCAGCCGGTCGACCCGATCACCGGCCAGCCGATCCCGCCGGCGGTCATGGGTATCTGA
- a CDS encoding DUF5406 family protein, giving the protein MENFTVSRGKWREYDVKVTLQAGTYKGDFVFQIRGNIPPYDALRDLDPECDPVEPVQNNCSYKESENDDGDYWFEALLKDEAGNTCHIEDECCFLEDYIVGLEIIDCRNRKF; this is encoded by the coding sequence ATGGAAAATTTTACCGTTAGCCGTGGAAAATGGCGCGAATATGATGTCAAAGTAACCCTGCAGGCAGGAACATATAAAGGAGATTTCGTATTCCAGATACGGGGAAATATTCCCCCCTATGACGCGCTTAGAGATCTGGACCCGGAATGTGACCCGGTAGAACCGGTCCAAAATAACTGCAGCTACAAGGAGTCTGAAAATGATGACGGAGATTACTGGTTTGAAGCTTTATTAAAAGACGAAGCAGGGAATACCTGTCACATTGAAGATGAGTGCTGTTTTTTAGAAGATTACATCGTTGGATTAGAGATTATCGATTGTAGAAACCGTAAATTTTAG
- a CDS encoding DUF2800 domain-containing protein: MSSKKETPAHALLSASSAERWLNCPASVRLSEGMPDLAGDSAREGTLAHAIAELKLRKQYTEPMGKATFTRRMNKLTKDNALYNPEMQRYTDQYLEFVNSITYAQTTAPFVEVEKKVNYSAYAPEGFGTVDCIVIHGNHLWVIDFKYGKHNKVDAEDNSQLKLYALGVLADYGFIYPIQTVTLCIVQPRMDNIVQWDTEVAALYQWGNEVVKPLAEEAYAGGGECVPGKHCQFCPVKPVCKAYAGKYDVKEEEIKDPQMMNASEMAQMLAKLEGVVNYHKKLKEYALTKALEGLTIPGFKVVEGRSTRSFKDLDAAFQKIKEAGFDESLLYERVPLTLTGVEKLLGKNQFDSLLAADVVKPQGKPTLVPEDDKREPFKPKSAAEVFKDIQV; the protein is encoded by the coding sequence ATGAGTTCAAAGAAAGAAACCCCAGCCCACGCCCTGCTGTCCGCCAGCAGCGCAGAGCGCTGGCTGAACTGTCCGGCCTCGGTCCGGTTATCCGAAGGGATGCCGGACCTGGCAGGTGATTCGGCCAGAGAAGGCACCCTGGCCCACGCCATCGCCGAGCTGAAACTCCGGAAGCAGTACACCGAGCCCATGGGAAAAGCAACCTTCACAAGACGGATGAACAAGCTGACCAAAGACAATGCGCTGTACAACCCCGAAATGCAGCGTTATACCGACCAGTATCTGGAGTTTGTGAACAGCATCACCTACGCGCAGACAACCGCGCCCTTTGTGGAAGTGGAAAAAAAGGTTAATTACAGCGCTTATGCCCCCGAAGGCTTTGGCACCGTGGACTGTATTGTCATCCACGGGAACCACCTCTGGGTGATCGATTTTAAATATGGCAAGCACAATAAAGTCGACGCCGAGGACAACAGCCAGCTGAAGCTCTATGCCCTGGGGGTACTGGCCGATTATGGCTTCATCTATCCGATCCAGACCGTGACCCTGTGCATTGTGCAGCCCCGTATGGACAACATTGTACAGTGGGACACCGAAGTGGCCGCCCTGTACCAGTGGGGGAATGAAGTCGTCAAACCCCTGGCCGAAGAAGCCTATGCCGGCGGCGGGGAATGTGTGCCCGGTAAACACTGCCAGTTCTGTCCCGTCAAGCCCGTCTGCAAAGCCTACGCCGGGAAGTACGACGTCAAAGAGGAAGAAATTAAAGACCCACAAATGATGAACGCGTCTGAGATGGCCCAGATGCTCGCAAAGCTGGAGGGCGTGGTCAATTACCACAAGAAGCTGAAAGAGTATGCCCTCACCAAAGCACTGGAAGGCTTAACCATCCCAGGATTCAAAGTGGTCGAAGGGCGCAGCACACGCAGCTTCAAAGACCTTGACGCCGCTTTCCAGAAAATCAAGGAGGCCGGCTTTGACGAATCCCTGCTCTATGAACGCGTACCCCTGACCCTGACCGGTGTTGAGAAACTTTTAGGCAAAAACCAGTTCGACAGCCTGTTAGCCGCCGACGTGGTAAAACCCCAGGGAAAACCAACACTGGTACCCGAAGACGACAAACGGGAGCCGTTCAAACCAAAAAGCGCGGCCGAAGTATTCAAAGATATTCAAGTTTAG
- a CDS encoding helix-turn-helix domain-containing protein: MKMSKNGQRRDKMLLNKVEIVNKITVEEIRILSNYSQKEFSEKIGIPFGTYRKKARGEIGFWASEIAKISEQFNVPIEKIKV; this comes from the coding sequence ATGAAAATGTCCAAAAACGGACAAAGGAGGGATAAAATGCTTTTGAATAAAGTGGAGATTGTGAATAAAATTACTGTTGAAGAAATTAGGATTTTATCGAATTATTCCCAAAAAGAATTTTCTGAGAAAATTGGGATTCCTTTTGGAACATATCGGAAAAAGGCAAGAGGTGAAATTGGATTTTGGGCTAGTGAAATAGCAAAGATTAGCGAACAATTTAATGTTCCAATTGAAAAAATAAAAGTGTAA
- a CDS encoding helix-turn-helix domain-containing protein, with amino-acid sequence MNEFDKLFYSIVGKKLRTLRIEKDYTLKDVASHVDLTEKTIQRYETGERKIKADKLKEIVDFLGGDYDSFIKEVQTEQLGSQKSDSLPDLNAKDERDIAKDLSFTLEQLETAQTGIMFDGEPLDDETRELLKISLENSIRLGKQIAKQKYTNKRYKKD; translated from the coding sequence ATGAACGAATTTGATAAATTGTTTTATTCTATAGTTGGTAAAAAATTGAGAACACTTAGAATAGAAAAAGATTATACACTAAAAGATGTAGCCTCCCATGTAGACCTTACCGAAAAAACAATTCAGCGGTACGAAACAGGAGAACGAAAAATAAAAGCGGATAAATTAAAAGAAATAGTTGATTTTCTTGGTGGTGATTACGACTCTTTCATCAAAGAGGTTCAAACCGAACAGTTAGGGTCACAAAAGTCTGATTCCCTTCCAGATTTAAACGCTAAAGACGAACGCGATATCGCTAAAGACTTATCTTTTACTCTGGAGCAGTTAGAAACAGCCCAAACTGGCATTATGTTTGACGGAGAGCCTCTTGACGATGAAACGAGGGAACTTTTAAAAATAAGTTTAGAAAATAGTATACGCTTAGGGAAACAGATCGCTAAACAGAAATACACAAACAAGCGTTATAAAAAAGATTAG
- a CDS encoding ImmA/IrrE family metallo-endopeptidase — translation MNIEKTARSLVRKFDTNDPFRIAREKNIIVLYEPLGSIRGYYNCTRRQKFIHINQDLNEYQTYFTGAHELGHAILHPKSNTPFLRECTFYSVNRLEKEANQFAAFTLYDDYIFEEYLLCNYTLAQMACALGIPDMELIEYRVRHLKQKGGFL, via the coding sequence ATGAACATCGAAAAAACTGCCCGCTCTTTAGTCAGAAAGTTTGATACAAACGATCCATTTAGAATAGCCCGTGAAAAGAATATTATTGTTCTTTATGAGCCACTAGGCTCAATCCGAGGTTATTATAATTGTACGCGCCGACAAAAATTTATCCACATCAATCAGGATTTAAATGAGTATCAAACCTATTTTACAGGAGCACATGAGTTAGGACATGCAATTTTGCATCCAAAGTCAAATACGCCTTTTCTTCGCGAGTGCACTTTTTATTCAGTAAACCGTTTGGAAAAGGAGGCAAATCAATTTGCCGCGTTTACCCTTTATGATGATTATATTTTTGAAGAATATTTGTTGTGCAATTATACTCTCGCACAGATGGCTTGTGCGCTTGGTATACCTGATATGGAGCTCATTGAATATCGGGTTAGACATTTAAAACAAAAGGGGGGATTTCTATGA
- a CDS encoding double zinc ribbon domain-containing protein produces the protein MKFCSFCGQKNDDSAQFCGDCGKPFSTTKLDADLEYKKADLLLKKQKLELEAERQNNMAHCPRCGSTSLVANKKGFGVGKAVIGASLLGSIGLAAGGINSKKVWVTCLNCGKRFKL, from the coding sequence ATGAAATTTTGTTCTTTCTGCGGACAAAAAAATGATGATTCAGCTCAATTTTGTGGAGATTGCGGAAAGCCATTCTCCACCACAAAACTTGATGCGGATTTAGAGTACAAAAAAGCAGATCTATTGCTAAAAAAGCAAAAGCTTGAACTTGAAGCCGAACGGCAAAATAATATGGCGCATTGCCCACGTTGCGGATCAACATCACTCGTGGCCAATAAAAAGGGTTTTGGCGTTGGTAAGGCTGTAATAGGGGCTAGTTTGTTGGGTTCCATCGGACTGGCGGCTGGCGGAATTAACTCAAAAAAAGTTTGGGTGACATGTCTAAATTGTGGAAAGAGGTTTAAGCTATGA
- a CDS encoding TM2 domain-containing protein: protein MRYCEKCGSEIPDGQKFCSNCGAPLVNANPFEEILQKPIIKKEGNIKESPKSRLTCIILLVVPLVWVMIFSTMSVSLDNALLSNISAFGALFLGVHQFYVGKIKMGILFTLTVGCFLIGAIVVLIKLTITKTFVDSEGLPIL, encoded by the coding sequence ATGAGATATTGTGAAAAATGTGGAAGTGAAATTCCAGATGGACAAAAATTTTGTTCAAACTGTGGTGCCCCGTTAGTAAACGCAAATCCATTCGAAGAAATTTTACAGAAGCCCATAATAAAAAAAGAGGGAAATATAAAAGAAAGCCCCAAAAGCCGATTAACCTGCATTATATTACTTGTTGTACCCCTGGTATGGGTTATGATATTCTCAACTATGAGCGTTTCGTTAGACAACGCTTTACTTTCAAACATCAGTGCTTTTGGAGCGTTGTTTTTAGGAGTGCATCAATTTTATGTTGGCAAAATAAAAATGGGAATATTATTTACTTTAACTGTTGGATGTTTCCTGATTGGTGCCATAGTGGTGCTTATAAAATTAACCATAACCAAAACATTTGTTGATAGTGAGGGACTTCCCATTCTTTAA